CGTCGAGGCCGTCGACCGTGACGGATCCGCCATCGGGCGCGATGAGCCGCCCCACCAGCCCGAAGAGGGTCGACTTCCCCGCGCCGTTCGGCCCGATCAGCGAGGTGATCCCCTCCTCCCCGAACGACGTCGTCACGTCGTCGAGGACGGTGTTTCCGTTGTAGCGCTTGGTGGCGCCCGTGAGCACGATCACCGTGCCCCCTTTCTCAGCACGAGGTACAGGAAGAACGCGCCGCCGGCGAATTCGATCACGGTTGACAGCGTCCCACTCCAGCCGAGCAGCTGTTCGATGACGATCTGCCCGCCGAGCAGGCAGACGAGCCCGAGCAGCACGGCAGTGGGAAGAGTCCAGCGGTGCCGGAAGCTCCCCGCATACGAATAGGCGAGGTTCGCGACGATGAGACCGAAGAAGAGGATCGGACCGACGAGCGCCGTGCAGGCGGCAACCATCACCGACACGACGAGGAACAACGACATCACAACCCGACGGTGATCGACGCCGAGACCGACGGCGGCTGGCGCCCCGAGCGTGAGCACGTCGAGGTGCGCGACGAGGGGCACGACCGCGGCACAGCCCGCCAGCACGAGGGCCGCGGTGAACAGCAGCAGCGCGGGATCCGGTCGCGTCAGCGAGGCGAACATCGCGTCGGTCACGACCTGAAAGTCGAGTGGATCCAGCATGCGCTGCATCCACTCCGTCGCGCTGCGGAAAAACGTGCCCAGCACGATCCCGACGAGCAGCATCAGGTGAATCGACCGCCGTTTGCCCGCGAACAGCCACGTGAACAGCGCAACGCTGAACGCCACCATGACCACGGTCTGCAGGATCCACATCACGACGCTGTCGGCCTGGAGGAAGCCGCTCGCGCCGAACAGGAACACCATGCCGGTCGTGATCAGGCCGTAGAACGCGTCGAAGCCCATGATCGACGGCGTGAGGATCCGGTTCTGCGTGATCGTATGAAAGACCACCGTCGAGACGCCGACCGCGCACGCGACGACGGCCATCGCCGCGATGGTCAGCCCGCGGATCTTCGCCGCGAACAGGAAGGACCCCGGCACGTCGTTCACGAGATAGAACACGGCAAGCGCGGCGACGACGACCGCGAGTGCGAGGATCCGCGCCCCGGGCCGAGACCAGAGCGCGCGCACCCGGCCTGGACGCGGAGCGGAGGGGGCGGCGACAACCGCCGGACGCACGTCAGTGGACACGACCCCTCCTCCGCAAGAGCAGCCAGAGGAACAGGCCCGCGCCGACGATGCCGACGACGACCGACAGTGGGATCTCGTACGGGAACCGCACGACGCGCGCGATGATGTCGCACGCGACCACGAACACGGATCCGAGCCCGGCGACCCAGGGGATCGCGCGCCGGACGTTGTCGCCGATGATGAGGCTGACGATGTTCGGCACGACGAGGCCGAGGAACGGCAGGACGCCGGCGGTGACGAGCACGCACGCCGTGATGACGGCGACGATGATCATGCCGATTGCGACGACGCGCCGAAAGTCGAGTCCGAGGTTCGTCGCGAACTCCTCGCCGAGGCCGATCACGCTGAAGCGATCGGCCGCGAGCCACGCGATGACGACCATCACCACCGCGACCCAGAGGAACTCGTAGCGTCCGCGCATGACGGTCGCGAAGGATCCCTGCGACCACTGGCCGAGGGACTGCAGAAGGTCGAGGCGGTAGGCGAAGAACGTCGTCGCGGCCCCGACGACGCCACCGAGCATGATGCCCACGAGCGGAACGAGCACGAGCGTGCGCACCGGGACGAAGCGGATGATGCGGAGGAAGATCCAGGTGCCCGCGAGCGCGAAGAGCGAGATGAAGGCCATGCGGGGCAGGATCGGCATGCCCGGCCAGAACACGAGCGCGATGAGCATACCGAGAACGGCGAACTCCGTGACGCCGGTGGTCGATGGCTCGACGAACTTGTTGCGCACGAGCATCTGCATGATGAGGCCCGCGATTCCCAGCGAGGCACCGACGAGAACGAGCGAGACCGTGCGGGGGATCCGGCTGGCAGCCAGCAGGAACAGAGCGTCGCCGTCACCCTTCGCGAGGGAGGACACCGACACATCGTTCGAGGCCCCGATGAGGAGGCTCACGGCGGCGAGCGCCACCAGCGCGGCGCCGATGAGCACCCCCACCCACGTGCGCCGGGTGCGCGCGGGGGCGGGGGTGCTCGTCGGGGCGGTCAGCGTCTTACGCAACGCCCGCTGTGATGTCGTCGATCATGATCTGCGTCGTCTGGAGGCCGCCGAACACGATGTACCAGGCGGTCGGGTCGAGGTAGACGATGTTGTCGTTCTTCCAGGCGGTCGTCTCGTGCACGATGTCGTTGTCGAGGACCACATCGGCGGACTGCGCGCCCTCTTCGTTGGTCGCCGCGTTCCGGTCAGTCACGAACAGGTACTCGGGGTCGAACTCCGTCAGGAACTCGAACGAAATCGGCTCGCCGTGCGTCGCCGCTTCGATGTCGTCGGTGATGGGGGCGACACCGAACAGGTCGTAGACGAGGCCGCCGCGCAGGTTGCGGCCGGAGTAGTCGCCGTTCGCCGGCTTGAGCGCACTGAGGCTGTCGCCGGACACCATCACGCTGAGACCGGTCTCGATCTCAGCGGTCAGCTCGCGAACCTCGGCAAGCTGTGCTTCGATGTCGGCCAGCGCCGTCGCGGCCTCGTCCTCGGCGCCGAGCACCTCACCGAGGAAGGTCGTGTTGCGCTCAAGGGTCTCCTCGAAGGAGCCCTCGGACGACAGGTTCACCGTCGGTGCGATCTCGCGCAGGTCGTCGTAGAGCGTCGCCGAGCGGCCCGCAACGATGATGAGGTCGGGCTGCGCCGCCTCGATCTCCAGCAGGTCGGCCTCAAACAGGGTGCCGGCATTGATCGCATCGTCGGCGACGAAGTCGGCCAGGTAGTCGGGCACGGAATCGAGCGGCGCACCGACAACGGGAGCGCCACCAAGAGATCCCCACGTGTCGAGCGACGCCATGTCGAAGATCACGACGTTCTCGGGGTCCTTCGGCACGTTGACCGTCACCGACTCGTACTCCGGCTCCTCGTCCTCGCCCGCGATGTTGTTCTCAAACGTGAACTCGATCGTCTCGTCGGCACCGGCCGGCGCGTCCCCTCCGGCGGCGGCCTCGGCGTCGTTCTGCGAGGCGCAGCCAGCCAGGACGAGCGCGGACGCGGCCACAAGCGACAGCGCGGACAGGGGACGGATCATGCTCATGCGGAACTCCTGCAGTAGGGAGAGCGCGCTATCAGGCGCGGACTCGTGGTGGTGGACCCGATGCACTCACAGCTCTTAGGTAAGGCAAGCCTCAATCGGACGTTCATAGGCTAGCCTAAGTTATATGACGACGTCCACCAGCACCTCCCCCTCGTTCGCTCTTGAGCGCGAGAGCGTCGAGCTCGCCTTCCGCCGCGCCCACCTCGTCTCGCGCGAGTTCCTGACCGACCGGTACGTGCGGATCCGCGTGGCCGGCGAGGAGCTCGACGGATTCGGACAGACCTCGGGCGTCGACGATCACATCCGCATCTTCCTGCCGGAGGCCGAGCCGGGAACCGTCGAGGAGATGCGGGAGGCGCCGAGTCGCGAGTTCACGCCGCTCGCGTGGGGCGACGACGACGCGGGGACGCCGTTCCTCGACCTCGAGTTCGCGCTGCACGGTGACGAGGGTGTCGCGAGCCGCTGGGCCGCGAACGCCCCGATCGGCGCTCCGATCGGGGTCGGTGGCCCGCGCGGCACAATCCGCCTCGCGGGCAAGCCCGATGGCTGGCTCCTCGCCGGCGACGAGACGGCCATCGCACAGATCCGCCGCTACGCCGCGCTTCTCGACGAAGACGACGCCGCGGTGATCCTCATCGAAGTTCCGACGGCCGCCGACCAGGTTCCGATCGACGCCCCGGTTCCGGTCGAATACATCCACCGCAAGCGCGCGTTCCCCGGGACCGCCCTCGCCGCCGCGCTCGCGAACATGGATGAGGACGACAAGCCGGGCGAGGATCCGTTCGTCTTCGTGGGGGCGGAGCAGGCGATCGTCAAGCCCGCCCGCGCGCTCGCCGTCGGCCGGTGGGGCGTGGATCCCGCTCGCGCCGTCATCAAGGGCTATTGGAAGCGCGGCGACACGGAGTATCACGCGGCTCACTGAAACGACGAGCGGCCCGGCGGATCTCCGCCGGGCCGCTCGTTCAGCGGGGTCCTACTTGGTGCTGAACGCGGAGTCGAACGCCGCGTCGGGCGGCGTGATGGCGTTGAGCTTCCGGACGAACTCGAGGGCCTCGGGAGCACCGTCGAGGCGATCCATGCCCGCGTCCTCCCACTCGACACTCGTCGGACCGTCGTAGCCGATGAAGTTCAGCGCACGGAAGAGCGGCTCCCACGGAACGTCGCCGTGTCCCGTCGACACGAAGGTCCATCCGCGGCGCGGGTTGTTCCACGGCAGGTGCGAACCGAGCACGCCGTTGCGACCGTCGAGGTTCACAACCGACTCCTTCACGTGCACGTGGAAGATCTTGTCCGCGTAGTCAAGAACGAACGTGACCGGGTCCAGCTGCTGCCACATGAAGTGCGACGGGTCGAAGTTGATGCCGAAGCCGGGGCGGTTCCCGATCGCCTCGAGCGTTGCCTTCGTCGTCCAGTAGTCGTACGCGATCTCGGACGGGTGCACCTCGAGCGCAAAGCGGACCCCGACCTCCTCGAACACGTCGATGATGGGGTTCCAGCGGTCGGCGAAGTCCTGGTAGCCGGCCTGGATGACGTCGTCACCCACGGGCGGGAACATCGCGACGTACTTCCAGATCGCGGATC
The nucleotide sequence above comes from Microbacterium faecale. Encoded proteins:
- a CDS encoding iron chelate uptake ABC transporter family permease subunit; this encodes MSTDVRPAVVAAPSAPRPGRVRALWSRPGARILALAVVVAALAVFYLVNDVPGSFLFAAKIRGLTIAAMAVVACAVGVSTVVFHTITQNRILTPSIMGFDAFYGLITTGMVFLFGASGFLQADSVVMWILQTVVMVAFSVALFTWLFAGKRRSIHLMLLVGIVLGTFFRSATEWMQRMLDPLDFQVVTDAMFASLTRPDPALLLFTAALVLAGCAAVVPLVAHLDVLTLGAPAAVGLGVDHRRVVMSLFLVVSVMVAACTALVGPILFFGLIVANLAYSYAGSFRHRWTLPTAVLLGLVCLLGGQIVIEQLLGWSGTLSTVIEFAGGAFFLYLVLRKGAR
- a CDS encoding ABC transporter permease, producing the protein MRKTLTAPTSTPAPARTRRTWVGVLIGAALVALAAVSLLIGASNDVSVSSLAKGDGDALFLLAASRIPRTVSLVLVGASLGIAGLIMQMLVRNKFVEPSTTGVTEFAVLGMLIALVFWPGMPILPRMAFISLFALAGTWIFLRIIRFVPVRTLVLVPLVGIMLGGVVGAATTFFAYRLDLLQSLGQWSQGSFATVMRGRYEFLWVAVVMVVIAWLAADRFSVIGLGEEFATNLGLDFRRVVAIGMIIVAVITACVLVTAGVLPFLGLVVPNIVSLIIGDNVRRAIPWVAGLGSVFVVACDIIARVVRFPYEIPLSVVVGIVGAGLFLWLLLRRRGRVH
- a CDS encoding siderophore ABC transporter substrate-binding protein, with translation MSMIRPLSALSLVAASALVLAGCASQNDAEAAAGGDAPAGADETIEFTFENNIAGEDEEPEYESVTVNVPKDPENVVIFDMASLDTWGSLGGAPVVGAPLDSVPDYLADFVADDAINAGTLFEADLLEIEAAQPDLIIVAGRSATLYDDLREIAPTVNLSSEGSFEETLERNTTFLGEVLGAEDEAATALADIEAQLAEVRELTAEIETGLSVMVSGDSLSALKPANGDYSGRNLRGGLVYDLFGVAPITDDIEAATHGEPISFEFLTEFDPEYLFVTDRNAATNEEGAQSADVVLDNDIVHETTAWKNDNIVYLDPTAWYIVFGGLQTTQIMIDDITAGVA
- a CDS encoding siderophore-interacting protein, coding for MTTSTSTSPSFALERESVELAFRRAHLVSREFLTDRYVRIRVAGEELDGFGQTSGVDDHIRIFLPEAEPGTVEEMREAPSREFTPLAWGDDDAGTPFLDLEFALHGDEGVASRWAANAPIGAPIGVGGPRGTIRLAGKPDGWLLAGDETAIAQIRRYAALLDEDDAAVILIEVPTAADQVPIDAPVPVEYIHRKRAFPGTALAAALANMDEDDKPGEDPFVFVGAEQAIVKPARALAVGRWGVDPARAVIKGYWKRGDTEYHAAH
- a CDS encoding sugar phosphate isomerase/epimerase family protein, whose product is MTRPITLFTGQWADLPFEEVCRLAGEWGYDGLEIACWGDHLDPWRWDDEAYIADRKAILEKNGLKVWTIANHLKGQMVCDDPIDGRHQDIASDRVWGDGDPEGVRQRAAEELKNTARLAAKLGVKTVTGFTGSAIWKYVAMFPPVGDDVIQAGYQDFADRWNPIIDVFEEVGVRFALEVHPSEIAYDYWTTKATLEAIGNRPGFGINFDPSHFMWQQLDPVTFVLDYADKIFHVHVKESVVNLDGRNGVLGSHLPWNNPRRGWTFVSTGHGDVPWEPLFRALNFIGYDGPTSVEWEDAGMDRLDGAPEALEFVRKLNAITPPDAAFDSAFSTK